One genomic region from Coleofasciculaceae cyanobacterium encodes:
- a CDS encoding potassium channel protein: MQSSFKKIAIGTVFFVLTIIFAVVGYLCFGWSLIEAIYMVVITVFGVGYGEVRPIDTPSEKAFTIVVILAGTSSALYIVGGFVQMIAEGEINRAFDAQRKKNTISHLNNHVIICGFGRIAQVIAIHLVEAAQDFVIIDNNGDRIAIAESLGYLAQEGDATDENILQSVGIQKAQVLATVLPNDAINVFITLTARELNPKLLILARGELPSTEKKLRLAGADHVISPAAVSGVRMVNLIARPSSTGFLEQKDQQNSLNDLLAQIEVQIDELTLSAYSPLTGKTIRELEIRGKGAFIVVALRRSNGLLLTHPSSSLILDCDDTLIVLGHQEELPKFARYYQLNHAMHQKLSRERILN; this comes from the coding sequence ATGCAAAGTTCGTTTAAAAAAATTGCGATCGGAACAGTATTTTTTGTTCTCACGATTATATTTGCAGTTGTTGGTTATCTTTGCTTTGGTTGGTCGTTAATCGAAGCCATTTATATGGTAGTGATCACGGTTTTTGGTGTTGGCTATGGAGAAGTTAGACCAATAGACACTCCATCAGAAAAGGCTTTCACGATCGTAGTTATTCTGGCGGGGACTTCATCAGCATTATATATTGTGGGAGGTTTTGTACAGATGATTGCCGAAGGAGAAATTAACCGTGCTTTTGATGCCCAACGCAAAAAGAATACCATCTCTCATTTAAACAATCATGTAATTATTTGTGGCTTTGGGCGGATTGCTCAAGTGATAGCCATACATTTAGTAGAAGCAGCTCAAGACTTTGTGATTATTGACAATAATGGGGATAGAATTGCGATCGCCGAAAGTCTAGGTTATCTAGCGCAAGAAGGAGATGCAACTGATGAAAATATTCTGCAATCGGTTGGTATCCAAAAGGCTCAGGTTTTAGCCACTGTATTGCCCAATGATGCTATTAATGTCTTTATCACTCTAACCGCCCGTGAATTAAACCCAAAGCTATTGATTTTAGCTAGAGGAGAATTACCCAGTACCGAGAAAAAACTAAGGCTAGCTGGTGCCGATCATGTCATTTCACCAGCAGCAGTCAGTGGCGTCAGAATGGTAAATTTAATTGCCCGCCCAAGTAGTACAGGCTTTCTAGAACAAAAAGATCAACAAAATTCTTTGAATGATTTATTGGCTCAAATAGAGGTTCAAATTGATGAATTAACCCTTTCAGCCTATTCTCCTCTTACGGGGAAAACTATTCGAGAACTGGAAATTAGAGGGAAAGGAGCATTTATTGTCGTGGCTTTACGTCGCAGCAATGGGCTGTTGCTCACTCATCCTAGTTCATCTTTAATTTTAGATTGTGATGATACTTTAATTGTTTTAGGTCATCAAGAAGAACTGCCAAAATTTGCTCGTTATTATCAACTAAATCACGCTATGCATCAAAAACTCAGCCGAGAAAGAATACTGAACTAA
- a CDS encoding ammonium transporter: MLNLLWILLCAGLVFLMQAGFMCLESGLTRAKNSINVAVKNIADFGISVALFWIFGYGIMFGTSQAGWIGTSDFFPSAQTDRSLAIAFFIFQAMFCGTATTIISGAVAERLKFSAYIIIAILVSGIIYPLFGHWVWNDAGWLKQLGFVDFAGGTVVHAVGAMVSLATLILIGSRQGRFDSSGKANKIQGANLPFAVLGALLLWVGWLGFNGGSTLELNEQVPGIILNTVLAGVAGMLTATICSQWHYRRIEVEELINGSIGGLVAITPCCNVIATPLAVIVGVTGAIVAQLVSRSLKRWGIDDAVDAVAIHGGAGIWGTLCVALFGQLELIATGLNRITQLGIQLLGITVVCIWAFGFSWILLKLLNSFFVLRVSPEAEELGLNVSEHQAKTDTYELLQVMDLQAKTHDLSLRVPVESFTENGHIATRYNQMMDALQKNHQQSAESLEELYAVTATVISAVENSKFSPADFDSFASRSDELGILGRVLQQIVEMINTQQQKLARVEEQLQISSDKQQNLIIEILKGRFGNLPPSISDRLKSIHDLDHLNQLLQQAIAVSRLDKFSFQSTAVDNQISSK; the protein is encoded by the coding sequence ATGCTCAATCTACTTTGGATCTTACTCTGTGCGGGTTTAGTCTTTCTGATGCAAGCGGGGTTTATGTGCCTGGAGTCGGGCTTAACTCGCGCTAAGAATAGTATTAATGTAGCGGTTAAAAATATTGCCGATTTTGGCATATCCGTAGCTTTATTTTGGATCTTTGGCTATGGAATAATGTTTGGCACTTCCCAAGCTGGATGGATTGGAACTAGCGATTTTTTTCCTTCCGCCCAAACAGATCGGTCTTTGGCGATCGCCTTTTTTATCTTTCAAGCGATGTTTTGTGGTACGGCTACGACGATTATTTCTGGTGCAGTGGCAGAACGTCTCAAGTTTAGTGCCTATATAATTATTGCTATTTTAGTTTCAGGCATCATTTATCCTTTATTTGGTCATTGGGTTTGGAATGATGCTGGATGGCTCAAGCAATTAGGCTTTGTTGATTTTGCTGGAGGTACTGTGGTTCATGCCGTTGGAGCAATGGTCAGCTTGGCAACATTAATTTTAATTGGTTCGCGTCAAGGTAGGTTTGATTCATCAGGAAAAGCCAACAAAATTCAAGGGGCAAATTTGCCTTTTGCTGTCTTGGGGGCATTATTGCTTTGGGTTGGCTGGCTTGGATTTAATGGGGGCAGTACGTTAGAACTTAATGAGCAAGTTCCTGGAATTATTCTTAATACGGTGTTGGCTGGTGTTGCAGGAATGCTAACCGCAACTATCTGTAGTCAGTGGCACTATCGCAGAATTGAAGTTGAAGAGTTAATTAACGGTTCAATAGGTGGTTTAGTAGCAATTACGCCCTGTTGCAATGTGATAGCTACACCTTTAGCTGTTATTGTCGGAGTGACTGGTGCGATCGTAGCTCAACTAGTTTCCCGAAGTTTAAAGCGTTGGGGTATCGATGATGCAGTTGATGCAGTAGCAATTCACGGAGGGGCAGGTATTTGGGGAACGCTTTGTGTCGCTTTGTTTGGTCAATTAGAATTAATTGCTACAGGCTTAAATCGAATAACTCAGCTTGGCATACAGTTATTAGGGATTACTGTTGTTTGTATCTGGGCGTTTGGTTTTTCTTGGATCTTGCTCAAACTACTTAATTCATTTTTTGTATTGCGTGTATCTCCTGAAGCCGAGGAATTAGGCTTAAATGTTTCGGAACATCAGGCAAAAACGGATACCTATGAATTACTTCAGGTTATGGATCTGCAAGCAAAAACCCATGACTTGAGCTTACGAGTTCCTGTAGAATCATTTACAGAAAACGGACATATTGCAACTCGATACAATCAGATGATGGATGCGCTGCAAAAAAATCATCAACAAAGTGCCGAGTCATTAGAAGAATTATATGCAGTAACCGCAACAGTTATCTCAGCCGTCGAAAATAGCAAGTTTTCCCCTGCTGATTTTGATAGTTTTGCTTCTAGATCTGATGAATTGGGCATTTTAGGGCGGGTTTTGCAACAAATTGTCGAGATGATTAACACTCAGCAGCAAAAGTTAGCCAGAGTTGAAGAGCAATTACAGATATCTTCTGACAAACAGCAAAACTTAATTATCGAAATTCTCAAAGGTCGTTTTGGCAATCTTCCTCCATCCATCAGCGATCGCCTAAAATCTATTCATGATTTAGACCATTTGAATCAATTATTACAGCAAGCGATCGCCGTTAGCCGCTTGGATAAATTTTCTTTTCAATCAACTGCTGTAGATAACCAAATCTCCTCCAAATAA